In Etheostoma cragini isolate CJK2018 chromosome 9, CSU_Ecrag_1.0, whole genome shotgun sequence, the following are encoded in one genomic region:
- the dr1 gene encoding protein Dr1 — protein MASSSGNDDDLTIPRAAINKMIKETLPNVRVANDARELVVNCCTEFIHLISSEANEICNKSDKKTISPEHVINALESLGFASYITEVKDVLQECKTVALKRRKASSRLENLGIPEEELLRQQQELFAKARQQQAELAQQEWLQMQQAAQQAQMAAASASAAQQAGSSQDEDEEDDI, from the exons ATGGCTTCTTCCTCTGGAAACGACGATGATCTCACCATCCCCAGAGCAGCTATCAACAAGATGATCAAGGAAACTCTCCCTAACGTACGAGTTGCTAACGACGCGAGGGAGCTTGTTGTGAACTGTTGCACAGAGTTCATACACCTCATATCCTCAGAAGCTAATGAAATATGCAACAAGTCCGACAAGAAAACCATATCTCCTGAGCATGTCATCAATG CCCTAGAGAGCCTTGGTTTTGCATCGTACATTACGGAGGTGAAAGACGTCCTGCAGGAGTGTAAAACTGTAGCGCTGAAGAGGAGGAAAGCTAGTTCTCGACTGGAGAACCTGGGTATTCCAGAGGAAGAGCTCCTCAGACAACAACAGGAATTGTTTGCCAAG GCGCGGCAGCAGCAGGCAGAGCTCGCCCAGCAAGAGTGGCTACAGATGCAGCAGGCTGCCCAACAGGCACAGATGGCAGCAGCATCAGCCAGCGCTGCCCAGCAGGCCGGTTCCTCTcaggatgaagatgaagaggatgacATTTGA
- the scinla gene encoding scinderin like a: MASHKEFATAGKKPGLQVWRIEKMDLVPVPTELHGNFFTGDSYIVLHTTSAPSYNVHSWIGEKASQDEKGAAAIFMTQLDDFLRGAPRQFTEFQNQESVTFMGYFKHGIKYKEGGVASGFAHVVTNEVDVKRLLHVKGRRTIRATEVPFSWSSFNKGDCFIIDLGKAIFHWSGSESNSFERIKTTELAKDIRDNERRGRAELNMIAEGSEPEAVIEVLGPKPDLPPASPDDVPADPKKNNVACLYLISDAAGSMKTNMVADKSPFKQNMLSQSDCYILDNGGNNQIFVWKGQKANADERKAAMISANKFIKDKNYPQNTQIQVIPAGSETTLFKQFFFNWLDKDETTGPSKAYTIGQIAKVAQIPFDSSKLHDNISMAAQHGMVDDGSGKVQIWRVEGGAKVPVDPSSYGQFFGGDCYLVLYSYKAGGREKHIIYTWQGRKCSKDELGASAFLTVDLDNSMDGAATQVRVTQGQEPPHLVSLFKAKPLVVHLGGTSRKSGESKPGNTRLFHIRQSSTKATRAVEVEPTASSLNTNDVFVLKSPDSLFLWKGKGTTSEEVAAAKYVAGLLGGTATEVEETKEPAGFWTALGGKKDYQTSITLQKTVRAPRLFGCSNKTGRLIAEEVPGEFTQLDLAPDDVMILDTWDQIFVWVGKEANETEKTGSLKIAKDYLNSDPSGRRGIPISTIKQGDEPLSFTGWFHAWDPNM, translated from the exons TGCCATCTTTATGACGCAACTGGATGACTTCCTGCGCGGAGCCCCTAGACAGTTCACTGAGTTTCAAAACCAAGAGTCTGTCACCTTCATGGGATACTTTAAACATGGCATCAAGTACAAG GAAGGTGGAGTAGCCTCAGGCTTTGCGCATGTGGTGACCAACGAGGTAGATGTCAAACGTCTGCTGCACGTTAAAGGTCGCCGGACAATCAGAGCCACGGAGGTGCCCTTTTCCTGGAGTAGCTTCAATAAAGGAGACTGCTTCATCATAGACTTGGGAAAG GCCATCTTCCACTGGTCTGGCAGTGAAAGCAATTCATTTGAACGCATAAAAACCACTGAATTGGCCAAAGATATCCGCGACAATGAGCGACGGGGTCGTGCTGAGTTAAACATGATTGCTGAAGGCTCTGAACCAGAAGCTGTCATTGAA GTGCTCGGACCCAAGCCCGACCTACCACCAGCAAGCCCTGATGATGTACCCGCTGACCCAAAGAAGAATAACGTGGCATGTCTCTATTTG ATTTCTGATGCTGCCGGTTCCATGAAGACAAATATGGTGGCTGATAAAAGCCCCTTCAAACAAAACATGCTCTCACAAAGTGATTGCTACATCTTGGACAACGGAGGAAACAACCAAATTTTTGTCTGGAAAG GGCAGAAGGCAAATGCAGATGAGCGCAAAGCAGCAATGATTTCTGCAAACAAGTTCATCAAAGACAAGAATTACCCCCAAAATACTCAG ATCCAGGTAATTCCAGCAGGGAGTGAGACCACCCTGTTTAAGCAGTTCTTCTTCAACTGGTTGGACAAGGATGAGACCACTGGCCCAAGTAAGGCATACACCATCGGTCAAATCGCCAAGGTGGCTCAGATTCCCTTTGACTCCTCCAAACTCCACGACAATATCAGCATGGCTGCCCAGCATGGCATGGTGGACGATGGCTCCGGGAAAGTCCAG ATTTGGCGTGTGGAAGGAGGTGCTAAAGTACCTGTGGACCCATCCAGCTATGGACAGTTCTTTGGAGGTGACTGTTACCTGGTGCTGTACTCCTACAAAGCGGGAGGCAGAGAGAAGCACATCATCTACACCTG GCAAGGGCGGAAGTGCTCTAAGGATGAACTTGGTGCTTCAGCCTTTCTCACCGTTGACCTGGACAATTCCATGGATGGAGCAGCTACCCAG GTTCGTGTCACTCAGGGCCAAGAACCCCCTCATCTTGTGAGTTTGTTTAAGGCCAAGCCTTTGGTTGTCCACCTGGGTGGGACATCCCGCAAGTCTGGGGAGAGCAAGCCTGGCAACACACGACTCTTCCATATCCGCCAGAGCTCCACCAAAGCTACACGGGCTGTTGAG GTGGAGCCCACTGCCTCCTCTCTGAACACCAATGATGTGTTTGTGCTAAAGTCGCCTGATTCCCTCTTCCTGTGGAAAGGAAAGGGAACCACTTCAGAGGAGGTGGCTGCAGCTAAGTATGTTGCCGGCCTGCTTGGAGGAACTGCCACTGAGGTGGAGGAGACCAAGGAGCCAG CTGGTTTCTGGACAGCACTGGGAGGTAAGAAGGACTACCAGACCTCTATTACTCTGCAGAAGACAGTCAGGGCTCCACGACTGTTTGGCTGTTCAAACAAGACTGGCAGGCTTATA GCGGAGGAAGTGCCTGGTGAGTTCACACAATTGGATCTGGCacctgatgatgtcatgattTTGGATACCTGGGATCAG ATCTTTGTTTGGGTTGGAAAGGAAGCCAACGAGACAGAGAAAACTGGATCACTTAAGATTG ccaAAGACTATTTGAATTCAGACCCTTCTGGTCGTCGTGGTATCCCCATCAGCACCATTAAACAGGGGGATGAGCCACTCTCCTTCACCGGCTGGTTCCATGCCTGGGACCCAAATATGTAG
- the LOC117950771 gene encoding protein wntless homolog yields MAGAIIENMSTKKLVFFGFFILVFQVFFIMVGALFAPSPTSAIRYLATKCIDCHRARSWLVPWGSNRCQQINSFDEPLAKTLDANDIVFAVHVPLPNKKMSPWFHYMLAVLQFDIAFKMINQIEDNVITIDAGLAFRDDLISEWTTKFHSVEQRPLRCIFAVSKTYENEGRFYHCDPIPLMELASVAHKYFLINLRLPVNDTVNVGIGEIKDIHLVAIHQNGGFTRVWISMKTVFSPWIFVETVWYWHRISLMARHPVLLEKMIFALGISVTFLNMPVEWLSLGFEWTWMLLFEDAQQGVFYYTLFCFWIIFCGEHLMDQSQRNRLSAYWWQVGLVMFSSSILLIFDLSERGVHLTNPFYSVWASEIGTKVAITFVIVAGISVCLYFLSLCGMVRCVFRNIDGKIHQLPEMPEARRLHYKGIVFRFKFVMLATLACAAMTVIFFILNQVSEGHWHWGGHTLQVHSAFLTGTYGMWNLYVFTVIFLYAPSHHYNKNKLGDGQQTDVLEKAESQESPQTCGEQGPTETYRITGKVAEE; encoded by the exons ATGGCAGGAGCAATTATAGAGAACATGAGCACTAAGAAATTGGTTTTCTTCGGTTTCTTCATTCttgttttccaagtttttttcaTCATGGTTGGAGCATTATTCG CTCCTAGTCCCACCAGTGCTATTCGCTACTTGGCCACCAAATGTATTGATTGCCACAGAGCACGCTCCTGGCTTGTGCCGTGGGGATCAAATCGGTGCCAACAGATCAATAGTTTTGATGAGCCTCTGGCAAAAACACTGGATGCCAACGACATTGTTTTTGCTGTGCACGTACCTCTTCCCAACAAGAAGATGAGTCCCTGGTTTCACTATATGCTTGCTGTTCTACAGTTTgacattgcatttaaaatgatcaaTCAGATTG AAGATAATGTTATCACCATTGATGCTGGCCTTGCATTCAGGGATGATTTGATATCTGAGTGGACCACAAAGTTTCACTCAGTGGAGCAAAGGCCACTCAGGTGCATATTTGCAGTTTCCAAG ACATATGAAAATGAAGGCCGTTTTTATCACTGTGACCCCATACCATTAATGGAACTGGCAAGTGTGGCCCACAAATATTTTTTGATCAACCTTCGCTTGCCAGTGAACGACACAGTGAATGTAGGAATTGGAGAAATAAAAGACATCCATTTAGtg GCCATACACCAGAATGGAGGCTTCACTAGAGTGTGGATCTCCATGAAGACTGTGTTCAGCCCCTGGATATTTGTGGAAACAGTTTGGTACTGGCACAGGATCAGCCTCATGGCAAGACATCCTGTCCTTTTAGAAAA GATGATTTTTGCCCTGGGTATTTCTGTGACGTTCCTGAACATGCCGGTGGAGTGGCTCTCCCTGGGCTTTGAGTGGACGTGGATGCTGCTATTTGAAGATGCTCAACAGGGCGTCTTCTACTACACACTCTTCTGTTTCTGGATCATCTTCTGTGGCGAACACCTTATG GACCAAAGTCAAAGGAATCGCCTTTCGGCGTACTGGTGGCAGGTTGGGCTGGTGATGTTCAGCTCATCTATTCTTCTTATATTTGACCTGAGTGAAAG gggGGTTCATTTGACCAACCCTTTCTACAGTGTTTGGGCATCAGAAATTGGGACAAAGGTGGCA ATTACTTTCGTTATTGTGGCAggaatttctgtttgtctgtatttcctctctttgtgtgGCATGGTGCGTTGTGTGTTCAGGAACATTGACGGGAAAATACACCAACTTCCTGAAATGCCAGAAGCTAGGCGACTGCATTATAag GGTATAGTGTTCAGATTCAAGTTTGTTATGCTGGCAACTCTAGCATGTGCAGCAATGACTGTCATCTTCTTTATCTTAAATCAA GTCAGTGAGGGGCACTGGCACTGGGGAGGCCACACTCTCCAAGTCCACAGTGCTTTTCTCACAGGGACCTATGGCATGTGGAACCTGTATGTTTTCACCGTTATCTTCCTCTATGCGCCCTCCCAccattacaacaaaaacaagttagGAGATGGTCAACAAACAG ATGTGCTTGAGAAGGCAGAAAGCCAAGAGAGCCCGCAGACATGTGGAGAGCAGGGGCCGACTGAGACCTACAGGATCACTGGGAAGGTGGCCGAGGAATAA